One Edaphobacter flagellatus genomic region harbors:
- a CDS encoding TonB-dependent receptor, which yields MDLKSFYSLAVVFLVICDVTGFAQTITGGMNGTVTDPSGAVIVGAQVTAMNVSTNIGTTTKSNKDGLYSIQFLTVGRYTINIVASGFAPSTLGPFTLEAGQVAKIDAKLNVTQTTASVSVSEGLAPLLNTENAELGTTLDPTAIESIPLQDRNFATLALFTPGAVSTNPQSFTGGSAIGRDNIGGSSLSVNGNRAQTNNYLLNGIEINETVNNTTAYNPSPDALSQVRVVSSNAQAEYGNVNGGDVIALLKDGTNSFHGSAFYFVNDYKLNANSWANNYTGIPKTSSTSAIFGGTLGGPIVRNKFFFFVDYSGNRFHNGGVATATVADALMRQGDFSELLNPGIMCAPGTSCTTNKLIQLYDSQNGYAPYTNNRGVPLTNPVAIYLYSHPNIYPLPNHAPSPGSPIANNYVGPTKSRIYNDQFDVRLDYKLSDKDSFFGSYSQSVAGNTQTNPLVITFPGASTYPTRGFSINSVHTFTSSLLNELRVGFFRVVWNQGVPYDPTGIFGMNGDSVVGIEGKNQAPGFAQQSVGAITNPGNGATYSNNVMNNFTYGDNLTWQKNRHAFKFGVQFIRYQQNIIYSGVSGAEGVLGYSGNFSSNPLVTSNANTPLASGYSLADFNMNRVYSVGRGAVAGFAGQRQWRDAVFAQDDWKLLPNFTLNLGVRWEYDQPIYEVNNKQSNLNLQTGQLEIAGQNGNSRALYNSVWTNFMPRIGFSYNPVPRFVVRGGFGSTIYMEGTGANLRLIINPPFQTSINYTGAPPTSVANTGAFTTAQVAFSSNSAACLYATNPSCGQTIRAWDPDLRPSTINEFSLTTQYQLSNTASFQIGYVGETGIHLISANNGNQLSTPCFSGSTLLNYNSAACFAINKAPFYQLVGQSGLVRITQSEGMMNYNALQTTFRQRLSHGLQFTANYTYSKAMTNATGYFGSNLNITNNTSFPVNPADRSLEYGPAPTDTTHSVNFQVVYSLPFGRGQRFGANVNRILDLAVGGWRTAVSGYAYTGFPITLVSGTNNSGVNTPQQRAWHYRRLMIRHRNINQWFGDDPSATACSTAGQDNGICAYGVPANGVISPARPFSERVPGYQQYDAAAFKDFAIVREQRLSFRVEAFNLFNIASYNNPVATVPSTTFGQITSTRSGPRTLQLSAKYSF from the coding sequence ATGGATTTGAAGTCATTTTATTCCCTGGCCGTAGTATTTCTGGTTATTTGCGATGTGACAGGCTTTGCGCAGACCATCACGGGCGGAATGAATGGGACGGTTACCGATCCCTCCGGGGCAGTAATCGTTGGCGCACAGGTTACGGCGATGAATGTCTCCACGAATATCGGAACGACCACGAAGAGCAACAAGGACGGTCTATATAGCATTCAGTTCCTGACGGTAGGGCGGTACACCATCAACATTGTGGCCTCAGGCTTCGCTCCCTCCACCCTCGGGCCTTTCACTCTCGAAGCAGGTCAAGTGGCCAAAATTGATGCCAAACTGAACGTCACCCAGACAACCGCCAGCGTTTCGGTCAGCGAGGGTCTGGCACCTCTGCTCAACACTGAGAATGCGGAGCTTGGAACAACATTAGACCCCACAGCGATCGAAAGCATCCCCTTGCAGGATCGCAACTTCGCCACCTTGGCCCTATTCACTCCCGGAGCGGTTTCTACAAATCCGCAGAGCTTCACGGGAGGTTCTGCCATCGGACGCGATAATATTGGCGGTTCGTCCCTTTCGGTAAATGGCAACCGAGCGCAGACCAATAATTACCTGCTCAACGGAATTGAAATCAATGAGACGGTCAATAACACCACTGCATATAACCCCAGTCCGGATGCACTTTCGCAGGTACGCGTTGTTTCTTCCAATGCCCAGGCGGAATATGGCAACGTCAATGGTGGCGACGTCATTGCGCTCTTGAAGGATGGAACGAACAGCTTTCATGGCAGTGCGTTCTATTTTGTGAATGATTACAAGCTCAATGCGAATAGCTGGGCAAATAATTACACCGGAATCCCAAAAACGAGTTCTACCAGTGCAATCTTTGGCGGTACGCTAGGCGGACCGATTGTTCGAAACAAGTTTTTTTTCTTCGTCGACTATTCCGGCAACCGTTTCCATAATGGCGGCGTAGCAACGGCAACTGTAGCGGACGCCCTCATGCGACAGGGCGACTTCTCGGAATTACTCAATCCCGGCATTATGTGCGCTCCAGGTACGTCGTGCACGACAAACAAGCTCATCCAACTCTACGACTCGCAAAACGGCTATGCTCCGTATACGAATAATCGAGGAGTCCCGCTTACCAATCCGGTAGCGATTTACCTTTATTCCCATCCCAACATCTATCCACTACCCAATCATGCGCCAAGTCCTGGATCGCCTATCGCAAATAACTATGTGGGACCTACAAAGTCGCGCATCTATAACGACCAATTCGACGTTCGGCTCGATTACAAGCTCAGCGACAAAGATAGCTTCTTCGGAAGCTATAGCCAAAGCGTTGCCGGTAATACTCAGACGAATCCTCTGGTTATTACATTTCCCGGAGCTTCGACCTATCCGACACGAGGCTTCAGCATTAACTCGGTGCATACCTTCACGTCTTCACTGTTGAATGAACTCCGTGTTGGCTTCTTTCGCGTTGTCTGGAACCAGGGCGTTCCATATGATCCGACGGGCATCTTTGGGATGAACGGAGACTCCGTAGTCGGTATTGAGGGGAAGAATCAGGCCCCAGGCTTCGCGCAGCAGAGTGTCGGAGCGATTACCAATCCAGGAAACGGCGCTACTTATTCCAATAATGTGATGAACAACTTTACCTATGGAGATAATCTAACCTGGCAGAAAAACAGGCACGCCTTCAAGTTCGGAGTACAGTTCATCCGCTACCAGCAGAACATTATCTACAGCGGAGTGAGTGGCGCCGAAGGTGTGCTGGGCTATTCTGGCAACTTCTCATCTAATCCGCTTGTGACTAGCAATGCCAATACACCGCTAGCCTCAGGTTACTCACTGGCCGATTTCAATATGAATCGCGTATACAGCGTCGGCCGGGGCGCGGTTGCCGGCTTTGCCGGGCAGCGCCAATGGCGAGATGCCGTATTCGCACAGGATGACTGGAAACTACTTCCCAACTTCACTCTCAACCTTGGCGTTCGCTGGGAGTACGATCAGCCCATCTATGAGGTGAACAACAAGCAGTCGAATTTGAATCTACAGACTGGACAGTTAGAGATTGCTGGGCAGAATGGAAACAGCCGCGCTCTGTATAACTCGGTATGGACCAACTTTATGCCGCGCATTGGATTTTCCTACAATCCTGTGCCGCGGTTTGTTGTGCGTGGCGGGTTTGGCAGCACCATCTATATGGAAGGCACTGGTGCGAATCTGCGTTTGATCATCAACCCTCCTTTTCAGACCTCGATCAATTACACGGGAGCTCCACCCACCAGCGTTGCTAATACCGGCGCTTTTACTACGGCTCAGGTCGCTTTCTCATCGAATAGCGCAGCCTGTCTCTATGCAACGAACCCTTCCTGTGGTCAGACGATTCGCGCTTGGGATCCGGACCTGCGACCCTCCACGATTAATGAATTCAGTCTCACCACGCAATATCAGTTGAGCAATACGGCTTCTTTTCAAATTGGATATGTCGGCGAAACCGGCATTCACCTTATTAGCGCGAATAACGGCAATCAGCTTTCCACACCATGCTTTTCGGGATCAACTTTGCTGAACTACAACAGCGCGGCCTGCTTTGCAATCAACAAAGCCCCGTTTTATCAGTTGGTCGGCCAAAGCGGACTTGTACGAATTACTCAATCCGAAGGCATGATGAATTACAACGCACTGCAAACCACGTTCCGACAGCGTCTTTCGCATGGATTACAGTTCACTGCAAATTACACCTATAGCAAAGCCATGACCAACGCTACCGGCTACTTCGGAAGCAACCTGAACATCACGAATAACACTTCGTTCCCAGTGAACCCCGCAGATAGAAGTCTGGAGTATGGTCCTGCCCCCACGGATACGACCCACAGTGTTAACTTCCAGGTAGTCTACTCACTTCCGTTCGGGCGCGGACAGCGGTTTGGCGCGAATGTAAATCGCATTCTGGATTTGGCAGTGGGCGGCTGGCGGACGGCGGTCTCCGGTTATGCCTATACCGGTTTCCCAATCACATTGGTCAGCGGAACGAATAACTCCGGTGTCAACACACCGCAACAACGTGCATGGCACTACCGCCGACTTATGATCCGGCACCGTAATATCAACCAGTGGTTCGGCGATGATCCTTCGGCAACAGCCTGTAGCACAGCAGGCCAGGATAACGGCATCTGCGCGTACGGTGTACCTGCCAACGGTGTCATCTCCCCAGCGCGCCCATTCTCTGAGCGCGTTCCAGGATATCAGCAGTATGATGCAGCGGCCTTTAAGGATTTCGCGATCGTGAGAGAACAGAGGCTCTCGTTCCGTGTCGAAGCCTTCAACCTATTCAACATCGCCAGTTATAACAACCCTGTAGCTACCGTACCAAGTACAACATTCGGTCAGATTACGAGTACCCGCTCTGGCCCGAGGACCTTACAACTATCTGCAAAGTACAGCTTCTAG
- a CDS encoding alpha/beta hydrolase: protein MRIFTTNRRYVCFLFAFLVTPTISWSQTTDAPAIDYAAQTDAYLTNIAKQKLAERQEQIAGIKKADDMHIRQEYIRHTLLQEIGGFPARTPLHAEITGTIDHPDYVVQKLIYQSLPGFYVTANVYVPKNAHKPFPAVLGLAGHSGEGKSFALYQAVWVSLARRGFLVLAIDPVGQGERMEHLDPATHKPLLQIGGTPEHMADGLPVLLTGTNIGRYFIWDGIRGIDYLQSRDDVDKTRIGVAGNSGGGTQSAYISTLDTRVAAAVISCYLSAWSAMWADPGPQDSEQIFDHFLSDHLDYADFLNEIAPRPVEMEVATRDFFPIQGAHATFREAEHTFELLDAKDHLALFEADDTHGWSKPRRIAAYTWLSRWLQGNAGSSEEAAVQTDSSASLNATSTGQVLTTYPHAQTVQSLNASLAQQLRSKPFRGNLTQLAERVRSRLDLPASVTAAKVETAGSYVSGALKAEKLNLHPEPGITVPGLLFTPAGTAARRSAILYLDSSGMTADAVPGGLIQQLVELGNVVLAIDPRGWGESAPPNRMISGYRSDYQLAMHAILVGKSIPGMQTLDVLSAFRYLATRSDINPGAISLHTVGFACNIGLFAATIEPHIRTVVCDKQPMSYLAITELPLYNLPPEVIVPGVLRDFDIPDITRLLGSRLHIESRLQTSMFRQRSTVSLGAGGQ from the coding sequence TTGAGAATTTTTACGACGAATCGCCGCTATGTATGTTTTCTATTTGCTTTTTTGGTGACGCCAACCATCTCGTGGAGCCAGACAACTGATGCCCCAGCAATCGACTATGCAGCACAGACGGATGCATATCTAACGAACATTGCTAAGCAGAAACTTGCAGAGCGGCAGGAACAGATAGCCGGAATAAAAAAGGCAGACGATATGCATATTCGTCAGGAATATATCCGGCACACCTTGCTTCAGGAGATAGGAGGGTTTCCTGCCCGGACGCCCTTACATGCAGAAATAACCGGAACCATTGATCATCCTGACTACGTTGTACAGAAATTGATTTATCAAAGCCTGCCTGGCTTTTACGTTACAGCAAACGTCTATGTTCCCAAGAATGCACATAAACCGTTCCCAGCAGTGTTAGGACTTGCGGGACATAGCGGGGAAGGAAAATCGTTTGCTCTCTATCAGGCTGTTTGGGTGTCTCTGGCCAGGAGAGGATTTCTTGTCCTGGCCATCGATCCTGTCGGCCAGGGTGAACGAATGGAGCATCTTGATCCAGCAACCCACAAGCCGCTGCTGCAGATCGGGGGCACACCTGAGCACATGGCCGATGGCCTGCCTGTGCTGCTTACCGGCACAAACATTGGACGCTACTTCATCTGGGATGGCATACGCGGCATTGATTATCTTCAATCAAGAGACGATGTCGATAAAACTAGGATTGGTGTAGCTGGAAATTCGGGAGGTGGCACGCAGTCCGCCTACATCTCGACATTAGATACGCGAGTCGCCGCTGCTGTCATCTCGTGTTATCTGAGTGCCTGGAGTGCAATGTGGGCAGATCCAGGACCGCAAGATTCCGAGCAGATATTCGACCACTTCCTTTCTGATCATCTCGACTACGCCGATTTCCTGAATGAAATCGCTCCGCGGCCGGTTGAGATGGAAGTCGCAACGCGTGATTTCTTTCCAATCCAGGGTGCTCATGCGACGTTCCGTGAGGCAGAACATACGTTTGAGCTTCTGGACGCGAAGGACCATCTGGCGTTATTTGAAGCGGATGATACTCATGGATGGTCAAAGCCACGGCGTATCGCTGCATATACATGGCTTTCACGCTGGCTACAAGGAAATGCCGGATCTTCCGAGGAAGCAGCAGTACAGACCGATAGTTCAGCCAGCTTGAATGCTACTTCGACAGGTCAAGTTCTCACGACATATCCCCATGCACAAACGGTGCAATCCCTGAACGCCTCTTTGGCGCAGCAACTTCGGTCTAAACCTTTTCGCGGCAATCTGACGCAACTTGCCGAACGCGTGCGATCCCGTCTGGATCTTCCGGCATCCGTAACTGCAGCAAAAGTAGAGACAGCGGGCAGTTATGTATCAGGAGCACTCAAAGCAGAGAAGCTGAATCTCCACCCGGAGCCAGGCATCACCGTGCCAGGCCTGTTGTTCACGCCTGCAGGCACGGCAGCGCGTAGATCCGCCATCCTGTACCTCGATTCCTCTGGCATGACAGCGGATGCTGTTCCCGGTGGGCTCATTCAACAGCTTGTTGAACTGGGCAACGTTGTGCTGGCAATCGACCCGCGTGGTTGGGGCGAAAGCGCACCGCCCAACCGGATGATTTCCGGATATCGAAGCGATTATCAACTTGCGATGCATGCAATTCTGGTGGGCAAATCCATTCCAGGCATGCAGACACTCGATGTATTAAGCGCGTTTCGATATCTCGCGACGAGATCGGATATCAATCCTGGCGCAATCTCGCTGCATACCGTTGGCTTTGCCTGCAACATTGGACTCTTCGCCGCAACCATCGAGCCGCACATCCGCACAGTAGTATGCGACAAACAGCCGATGTCGTATCTCGCAATCACAGAGCTGCCACTCTACAACCTTCCTCCTGAAGTAATTGTTCCTGGCGTATTGCGCGACTTTGATATTCCGGACATTACCCGCCTACTGGGCTCGCGATTGCATATAGAATCCCGACTTCAAACCTCCATGTTTAGACAACGCAGCACAGTATCTCTAGGAGCTGGTGGGCAATGA
- a CDS encoding right-handed parallel beta-helix repeat-containing protein, with the protein MNTLKTSRRKFLGRSGSLAVALPLAAAIPAAIEVASPKKVEAASADDIRQPIPNRTLLTLAIGSFSYKVPNMPTDGTDCSKAINDAITYVVQNGGGTVFIPWQATPLPNSLTPAQCVYWIDSQANGDGTSTPYYGVLLQSGVRIECQPGVKLQAMTINTNSSKLTNRAYMFYGANPVSNVEMANCWLVGERYTHIYSTSTSTDEHCYGIALLGVSNVNIRGTIISDCTGDGICIGSSNNVAPSNITLCDVISTGNRRQGLSITAGNSISIYDSEFSYTSGTAPGDGIDIEPDAAADSVSNVTIENCVLRGNAGDGIQVNAHAASVTGINVVNCLIDYNSYAGFATQSSNGYVVNTGTVYGNAFFQNGWYGILLGDTTTNYIVGGYSSGGYDSNSFANNAIHSSGITYPNSTQTNSVGYVSASGAMNMTSGSQANNTIQWNLYCT; encoded by the coding sequence ATGAATACGCTTAAAACATCTCGGAGAAAGTTCCTCGGTCGGTCCGGTTCGCTGGCCGTAGCCCTACCTTTAGCGGCGGCAATTCCTGCCGCGATCGAAGTCGCCTCCCCGAAAAAAGTGGAGGCGGCATCGGCAGACGATATTCGCCAGCCCATTCCCAACAGGACGTTACTGACACTTGCAATCGGTTCGTTTAGCTATAAGGTTCCTAATATGCCAACTGATGGAACCGATTGTTCGAAGGCTATAAACGATGCAATTACCTATGTAGTTCAGAACGGCGGCGGAACGGTTTTTATTCCCTGGCAGGCTACACCCCTTCCCAATTCGCTTACTCCCGCGCAATGCGTCTATTGGATCGATTCGCAGGCCAATGGAGACGGAACCAGTACGCCCTACTATGGCGTTTTATTGCAGTCTGGCGTCCGCATCGAGTGCCAGCCTGGAGTGAAGTTGCAGGCCATGACGATCAATACCAATTCCAGCAAGCTAACCAACCGGGCTTATATGTTCTACGGCGCCAACCCGGTTTCCAACGTCGAAATGGCCAATTGCTGGCTGGTCGGCGAGCGCTACACCCATATTTATTCCACTAGTACATCGACAGATGAGCACTGCTATGGAATCGCTCTCCTCGGAGTAAGCAATGTGAATATCCGAGGAACAATTATTTCTGATTGCACTGGAGATGGCATCTGTATTGGTAGCTCGAATAACGTTGCGCCATCCAATATCACTCTCTGCGACGTGATTTCTACCGGCAACCGTCGGCAGGGGTTGAGCATTACTGCCGGTAACTCCATTTCTATTTATGATTCCGAGTTTAGCTATACCTCTGGAACGGCTCCTGGTGACGGTATCGATATCGAGCCAGACGCAGCAGCCGACAGCGTTAGTAATGTCACGATAGAGAATTGTGTTCTTCGGGGGAATGCAGGCGATGGTATTCAGGTGAATGCACATGCAGCGAGCGTAACCGGTATTAACGTGGTCAATTGCCTGATTGACTACAACTCCTATGCTGGTTTTGCGACGCAAAGCAGCAATGGCTACGTCGTCAATACGGGAACAGTCTACGGCAATGCATTTTTCCAGAACGGCTGGTATGGCATTCTGCTGGGGGACACCACCACGAACTATATTGTTGGCGGATACAGTTCCGGCGGCTATGACAGTAATTCTTTCGCTAACAATGCAATCCATAGTTCTGGGATCACTTACCCAAACTCAACGCAGACGAACAGCGTTGGTTATGTTTCGGCGAGCGGCGCTATGAATATGACCTCCGGCTCTCAAGCTAACAATACAATCCAGTGGAACCTCTACTGCACCTAG
- a CDS encoding metal-dependent transcriptional regulator, which translates to MARSREQLANTESVDNYLKAIFHLGGGQKERISSGELAERLGVAPASVTNMIQKLAASTPPLVEYERHYGVRLSRAGRRRALEIIRHHRLIETFLYEVLSYPIDEIHDEAERLEHFISESFEKRVADKLGNPQLDPHGHCIPSFDGSMPEIHGVSCNCE; encoded by the coding sequence ATGGCGCGGAGCCGAGAACAGCTTGCGAACACGGAATCCGTGGATAACTACCTGAAGGCGATCTTCCATTTGGGAGGCGGTCAGAAGGAACGCATCAGTAGTGGAGAACTAGCAGAGCGGCTTGGAGTCGCACCTGCATCCGTAACAAACATGATCCAAAAGCTCGCAGCGTCCACCCCACCTCTTGTCGAATATGAAAGGCACTACGGCGTCCGCCTGTCCCGCGCTGGGAGGAGACGTGCTCTGGAGATTATTCGTCATCATCGGCTGATCGAGACCTTTCTTTATGAGGTCCTTAGCTATCCCATTGATGAAATTCACGATGAAGCCGAACGTCTGGAGCACTTCATCTCTGAAAGCTTCGAGAAGCGCGTTGCCGATAAACTTGGCAATCCTCAGTTGGACCCACATGGTCATTGCATCCCATCTTTCGACGGATCCATGCCTGAAATTCACGGGGTAAGCTGCAACTGTGAATAG